The genomic DNA atctactgagtgtgttcatcctatttgtatgtatgtatcattcttgtatctaaaactagaaatatgaagcataactctgaggtcctattgtaattatgccaagtgtgggccattaatggtggtttagaattttgatggctcccattgtcTAGGACAactgactgtagatggctctgtctACCTGCAAGTCTCCACTGCATACCTGTGGGCCAGTCCTGGAGGAATGGAGGGgggctcacaggacatgtgatcatgtcacctgaattagaatccatctttaacctggtgcttttccatttagaaggagagagagacaaaggattcccaccttgtgccaaagctataaaagggggtggaacagaacaaaggagccAGTTATGTGGAAtccagtggcatagccagcttctaagaggagggggagcaaacataaaaaaggcgcccctccttggctcctccactggccacgcccccttggctcctcctccggccgctccgcgccacccccccttggctcctcctccggctgcactgcccctcccccccatggctcctctggccctgccgtgccaccccgGTGCCACCCCCCACTACTTTGGCCGCGGCTGACAGacaccatgctgcgccccccctcccccccgctcctccggccgtgcccgcCTGGAGCCATTCAAGCTATGAATCATTTTCACTGTATCCCAGCTTAATCAGGGCAGTGGAGTGATTAAATGCCCACCCTTTAGATTTGAATCTAAGCAGGGACCCTTTTACACTGAGGCCAGAAGAAAAATCATCTCTGTTCAGAATCTAGGAACTCTCCTGGATCAGCTCAGGGGGCCAGCTGGTCCAGTGTCTAGTCTATGAGAGGGGCCAGAACAGAAGCCAAAGGCTTCCGAGGAAAGGGcaacccgccccctccccaaaagctGACAGTGATGAGCCTGCGAAGACTTTCTTTCCCAATGCAAAATTGTTCCAGACAGCTGTAGCCTGGCTCTGCCTAGTGACACTGAGAAGGTTCAGCACAGCGATTTCTCCCCGTCCTGGAAGTTGCCTCATGTGAGCGGAGCCAGCGGCCCTGACCCACCCCTGGCTGGGGTTGCCCTTTGTTCCATGGCCCCAGAGCCAGCAGCTCCACCTGGGGGGCTTCACAGCAAGCCGGGACTGTTTTCAGTGGATCGTTTCAAAGCGTCGGTCCGTCCgggagggtcagagctggagctgcctctcgTGTGCTACACCTGCCTGCGCCCCTCACTGATCGCCCCCTGCACCACGATGACcagaagagggggaagagagcccGGGATGCCTTCGCCCCTGCTCCCGTAGCAACCGAGCGCTGCCCAGGGGCCCGGACGCGCCGAGGTGTCCAGTGAGCTGCAGCCCGCGGGTCCCTGTCCAGGCAGCTGTTCTTTACCGTGGTAGGACTCACTTTGCGCTGGGTGTGTTTCGGCGGCTCGCCCTCTGGCCAGCGGGCCGAGCCCTGCCCAGGAAACCCTCCCACCTGTcgtgccccgcccctgctctgccctgctggtGCATCCCCAGAGtatgtgtggggggaagagactCCCCTACTGAGCAACTTCCCTCCTCCCGGCTGGGTTCCCCGGCAGTGGCAGCATGGCATGGTGGGAGTTCAACTTGCTGCTCTTGGCTGGcgctcttcttcctcctcctcctcctcctgggcctcCTGCTCTTCCTGCTCATCAAGCAGCTGAAGAACTCTGTGGCCAGCACCTGGGCTCTGCAGCCAGGCCGCCCATCcctgcaggagccctggggctcgTGCCGCGAGCAAGCCCTGTGATTCCAGCCCGCGGCAGGGTCCGGGCGCAGTCTGGAGACGGATGCCCCCACATGGCTGCCAGCTGCGCTGCAGGCCACATGCcacgtcccgtcccccccccccccgctcctccggccgcttttggaaaggcgggggaagcggctgcttcccctgcaccccgctagctatgcTACTGGTGGAATCCCCTGCTTTTTACCTAAGATCCCTGCTGAAACTATCAaggtctgtaccaggggaaaggattgggcccagactaggaaggagtctagtctgtgaaagaatattggaatatctctgagggtgagatttacctgtattcagtttcttaatgtattaggcttagacttgcgtgttttgttttattttgcttggtaacttactttgttctgtctgttattacttgaaaccgcttaaatcctactttttatactcaataaaatcacttttgtttattaattaacccaaagtaagtgatttaatacctgggggagcaaacagctgtgcatatctttctatcagtgttatagagggcggacaatttatgagtttaccctgtgtaagctttatacagggtgaaacagatttatttggggtttggatcccattgggaactgggtgtctgggtgctggaggcaggagtacttgctgagtggttttcagttaagtctgcagctttgggaacgtggttcagaccctgagtctgtgtttgcagcaggttagcatatctagctcaacaagacagggttctgaaatcccaagctggcagggaaaacaggctcagaggtagtctcagcacatcaggtggcagtcccaagggggtctctgtgaccaaacccatcacaggaTTTAAACCCAGATCCACCTCAGAACTTTGTAGCTGTTGTCGAAGTCTATAATGCATTAAATGAAATTTTCTGTTCTCAAGTACTGCCCCTACACTTTGGAAAGCCACCTCCTCACTTTGCAGCTCTGGCCCATCTCATGGCAGCAAACGATGCTTGCTACCATAGCTTTGGGGATCTGTGATGATTTTACCTGCCATGGCTGCCCTGCAAGTGAATGCAGGCATCACTGCAACATATGCAGTTCCTGAAGGCATTCTGCATCCACAAGACACAAGCAAGTGCAAAGGGCAGTGGGGAGCATATTCAAGTGTGGCTCCCACACCTGTTTTTGTGCAAGTTTGCCAGGCTTACCTATAACATTCCCCTTATCCCGCCAGCCAGACTAAAAGAGTCTGAGGCTGTGGCCCTGCTACCATTGGAGTATctaatacaggggtaggcaacctgtggcactcgTGCCGAatgcggcacgtgagctgattttcagtggtactcacattgcccgggtcctggccaccggtccagggagctctgcaatttaatttaatttt from Malaclemys terrapin pileata isolate rMalTer1 chromosome 12, rMalTer1.hap1, whole genome shotgun sequence includes the following:
- the LOC128846416 gene encoding LOW QUALITY PROTEIN: small integral membrane protein 43-like (The sequence of the model RefSeq protein was modified relative to this genomic sequence to represent the inferred CDS: deleted 1 base in 1 codon), with protein sequence MAWWEFNLLLWLALFFLLLLLLGLLLFLLIKQLKNSVASTWALQPGRPSLQEPWGSCREQAL